One genomic window of Deltaproteobacteria bacterium includes the following:
- a CDS encoding YeeE/YedE family protein yields MLSTVMIAMAGLYLLMDLGVAALAPKPTILGANLIGGLIFGLGWGLLGYCPGTAVGALGEGRWDAFWGILGMLAGATVFAEIYPALKSTVLTWGDYGRITLPQVLGVNHWFIILVFILGGIGLCRWFENQGL; encoded by the coding sequence ATGTTGTCCACCGTGATGATCGCCATGGCCGGCCTGTATCTGCTGATGGACCTGGGAGTGGCAGCGCTTGCTCCCAAACCCACCATATTGGGAGCCAACCTGATAGGCGGGCTGATCTTTGGCCTGGGCTGGGGATTGCTGGGTTATTGTCCGGGGACCGCCGTCGGCGCCCTGGGCGAGGGGCGCTGGGATGCCTTCTGGGGCATCCTGGGGATGCTAGCCGGTGCCACAGTGTTCGCGGAAATCTATCCGGCTCTGAAATCGACGGTGTTAACCTGGGGTGACTACGGTAGAATAACTCTGCCCCAGGTCCTGGGCGTCAATCATTGGTTTATAATATTGGTATTCATTCTGGGAGGAATAGGGCTTTGCCGGTGGTTTGAAAACCAGGGGCTGTAG